In Symphalangus syndactylus isolate Jambi chromosome 14, NHGRI_mSymSyn1-v2.1_pri, whole genome shotgun sequence, one DNA window encodes the following:
- the LOC129463163 gene encoding uncharacterized protein C2orf78-like → MHSLASATQTSASIVSSSFVSAVDVSSSLTMSEDFQNTSLPGTANSLQLSLPVVNNAAFLTGSISNFSRASAPAISSAWLQPSASGTPFQPLMGSAYLYQHSSTTMLSGVTGQSHICTSAASYPGVFECDSIASTVKKSSSLRDFTMTAIDQNTAVSSMSMTAQYGKTSDTNTVVLLYPSLSASLVQGTLTQIPNQQGHNLSLPYQIGSQVYYHNQGTMGSPLSCLQSYGSVSYTGYRASAHQPEMVMVLKEVQPTNVLPPASTSGMYYSVSAQPITETGVQVMETSLGMDTSLRLQSPSQIFCLPQTPEFSKSFSSRNTQTLESNPSPELVDISIITPVQSPTNLLTLSPAPSQEKNENENFDEIKTNLSKPLDVYQILIGNQDPPLPLLEIPDSHPLLGCIDPLGQEDQPGSENANLRNNSLSLEDQGIFENGIESSSHLADITTWVENTYLPPIFSSLQDLDQPEVPSAKKAKDTSAIKVNQVQEKSYVIKGHSDQVRKNKHKASEPIQGAPKAKIQPKNPEFPLEGEVVVCSATVSDNASVNKAKHSSNKPHKAASSRISKTKSHGQGETKENRKNSSKKSEERKQSGNKVKVEEKQTIPHRKRKKNQPQLSQETFKKPRSSLGTHLLESVQVFHALGKKIDKKTGFSSSRIPGSSSNTQNRQPFPALKPWLDTRREGKGPEKLQVKAQKLDGSAEKECPSPSHSELPPPGKVKLIPLPFLTLDKPQAQPVSRRPNRLASRRPAVAYRAQPDSTNSAKSTAVNPSQPAPTNTSLTGPATPAQPISTKATQPSSANPTQPTVPQSAASRPSPYKTSSCSSLQREPVSTAVTSLRSLPKPQNRFLIQDFSLQPRPWRKSTVPEPVMSMPITEEQRPEREAMKRKAQQGRENAAKYTSLGKVQFLVERERDMEIAQYYGYTI, encoded by the exons AAGATTTCCAAAATACATCTTTACCTGGAACTGCAAATTCTCTGCAGCTCTCTCTTCCTGTGGTGAACAATGCAGCTTTCTTGACAGGAAGCATCTCCAACTTCTCCAGAGCCTCTGCTCCAGCCATCAGCTCAGCATGGCTACAGCCATCAGCCTCTGGCACCCCCTTCCAGCCACTCATGGGCAGTGCCTACCTTTACCAACATTCTAGCACAACTATGTTGTCTGGGGTTACTGGCCAGAGCCATATCTGTACTTCAGCTGCCTCTTATCCAGGCGTTTTTGAGTGCGATAGTATAGCAAGCACAGTAAAGAAGTCATCCTCACTCAGGGACTTCACCATGACTGCCATTGATCAGAACACAGCTGTCTCTTCCATGTCTATGACAGCCCAGTATGGTAAAACTTCAGATACCAATACTGTGGTCCTTCTGTATCCATCACTATCTGCCAGCCTTGTTCAGGGGACACTAACTCAAATTCCAAATCAGCAGGGCCATAACCTGTCACTTCCCTACCAGATAGGAAGCCAGGTCTATTACCATAATCAAGGCACAATGGGGTCTCCACTATCCTGCCTGCAATCCTATGGCTCTGTGTCATACACAGGATATAGGGCTTCTGCCCATCAACCAGAAATGGTGATGGTGCTCAAGGAGGTTCAGCCCACAAATGTCCTACCACCAGCCTCTACTTCTGGGATGTATTACTCTGTGTCTGCTCAACCCATCACAGAAACCGGCGTTCAAG TGATGGAAACTTCCCTGGGGATGGATACTTCCCTGAGATTGCAATCTCCAAGCCAGATATTTTGTCTGCCACAAACTCCAGAATTCTCCAAGTCCTTCAGTAGCAGAAATACCCAGACACTTGAGAGTAACCCATCACCTGAGCTTGTGGACATTTCAATTATAACTCCAGTCCAGAGTCCTACTAATCTCTTGACACTGTCTCCAGCTCCAAgccaggaaaaaaatgagaatgagaatTTTGACGAGATTAAAACCAACCTTTCAAAGCCGCTAGATGTCTACCAGATCCTAATAGGAAATCAAGATCCTCCACTACCTCTTTTAGAAATCCCTGATAGTCACCCGCTTCTGGGCTGCATTGATCCTCTTGGCCAAGAGGACCAGCCTGGTTCTGAAAATGCCAATCTGAGAAATAACAGCCTGAGTCTTGAGGACCAAGGGATATTTGAAAATGGGATTGAGTCTAGCAGTCATTTGGCAGACATCACTACATGGGTGGAGAATACTTATCTCCCCCCGATCTTCAGTTCCTTACAAGATCTTGACCAACCCGAAGTTCCCTCGGCAAAGAAAGCCAAAGATACCAGTGCCATCAAGGTAAATCAGGTGCAGGAAAAGTCATATGTCATAAAGGGTCACTCTGATCAAGTCAGGAAGAACAAGCATAAAGCTTCCGAGCCTATCCAGGGTGCTCCCAAGGCCAAAATCCAGCCAAAGAACCCAGAGTTCCCATTAGAGGGAGAAGTGGTTGTTTGCAGTGCTACAGTCAGTGACAACGCTTCTGTGAACAAGGCCAAGCATTCTAGCAACAAACCTCACAAAGCTGCATCCAGCAGGATCAGCAAAACTAAGAGCCATGGGCAGGGAGAgaccaaagagaacagaaagaacagCTCCAAGAAATCTGAAGAGAGAAAGCAGTCAGGGAACAAAGTCAAGGTAGAAGAGAAGCAAACCATTCCCCATAGGAAACGGAAGAAAAATCAACCTCAGCTTAGCCAAGAGACCTTTAAAAAGCCCCGAAGCTCCCTAGGCACGCACCTGCTAGAGTCCGTGCAAGTTTTCCATGCACTCGGGAAAAAGATCGATAAGAAAACTGGATTCTCTTCCTCCAGGATCCCGGGAAGCTCAAGCAACACCCAAAACCGCCAGCCATTCCCAGCTCTCAAACCATGGCTGGATACCCGACGTGAGGGTAAAGGCCCGGAGAAACTTCAGGTCAAGGCCCAGAAACTAGATGGTAGTGCTGAAAAAGAGTGTCCATCTCCATCCCATTCTGAGTTGCCACCACCTGGGAAGGTCAAGTTGATACCTTTGCCCTTTCTGACCCTGGACAAACCTCAAGCTCAACCTGTTTCTCGGCGGCCAAACCGTCTGGCCTCACGTAGGCCTGCTGTGGCTTACCGTGCTCAACCTGATTCTACTAACTCAGCTAAATCAACTGCAGTCAATCCATCCCAACCAGCTCCTACCAACACATCTTTGACAGGTCCTGCCACACCGGCTCAGCCAATTTCAACCAAAGCAACCCAACCCAGTTCAGCCAACCCTACCCAGCCTACTGTCCCTCAATCTGCTGCTTCTAGGCCATCACCCTACAAAACATCATCTTGTTCTTCTCTGCAGCGGGAGCCTGTTTCCACTGCTGTGACCAGTCTCCGGTCACTGCCCAAGCCTCAAAATCGATTTCTAATCCAAGACTTCAGCCTCCAACCCCGTCCATGGAGGAAATCCACTGTTCCTGAGCCAGTAATGTCAATGCCCATCACAGAAGAGCAGAGGCCAGAGCGTGAGGCCATGAAGAGAAAGGCTCAACAAGGGCGTGAGAATGCTGCCAAATACACCTCTTTGGGGAAGGTGCAGTTTCtcgttgaaagagaaagagatatggAAATTGCTCAATACTATGGCTACACAATCTAA